One window of Hymenobacter sp. BRD128 genomic DNA carries:
- a CDS encoding glycoside hydrolase family 2 TIM barrel-domain containing protein, producing the protein MTKFRYLLLLLALVGALPLAAQQRYELNAGWRALPIGKVPASGAQLSQPGYALTGWLPAVVPGTVLTTQLANKQVPDPFFGMNNERIPDIYRTGRDYYTYWFVKDFQEAPAAGNGQAWLHLRGVNYSCEVYLNGQKLNKQTHHGMFLRQAYNITPYLAKNGRNRLAVVVYPPDPVGNPNGGQGGDGTIARNVSTQYTAGWDWIRPIRDRNTGIWDKVTIEKTGAINLKNPHVITRVPGVRLPAGPQAPASLDVTAELENPTAQAVAGTLQYALAGQLIKQTVTVPARSTKLVRLPELTLASPRLWWPNGYGPQHLYPLKMQFLTAGRTVSDEENLQVGVRQIGHVWNEHTQSMQVVLNGQKIFVKGGNWIISDAMLRFTPARYDAEIRFHRDMNLNLIRIWGGALVERPEFYEACDKYGLLVMQDFWVSGDANGRWVDPQKLEDQWTRRQYPNDHRLFISSAADQIKMVRNYASLGIWCGGNEITPPRDILTALQDSLLPRLDGTRWFIPFSNADSMSFNTQGGNGDGPYGIQPISQFWAHRTYPFNSEVGSVGVGDVESLERFLPAANLVPPRYLGAGSKPTEQVDSMWTYHTYIGYEQHLLPYGAPRTPKDFGLKAQVVNYDQYRALMEGFSSHMWDWYTGSIIWKTQNPWTAMRGQMYDYYLDPNACLYGLRAGSEPLHVMYNPVDSMVMITNNLFQVKRDLMLVVDAYDMAGKKTNITQVIVEAGPSMSKKFLSISSVVKQLGQQKGLFLSLQLLDLRKQIVSNNFYWLPDGRGEYSGLQGLAKAAVRATARQTAPGKIAVTLANPAGAPVAFFNRLALVNPATQKRILPVFYTDNYVSVLPGESKTVGLDYTPAAGVPAPVVAVEGWNVDKLLLPVAGATTN; encoded by the coding sequence ATGACAAAATTTCGTTACCTGCTTTTACTTCTCGCGCTGGTCGGTGCTTTGCCGCTGGCCGCGCAGCAGCGCTACGAGTTGAACGCTGGCTGGCGGGCCTTGCCCATTGGCAAGGTACCGGCCAGTGGGGCGCAGCTCTCGCAGCCGGGCTACGCGCTCACGGGCTGGCTGCCGGCTGTGGTGCCGGGCACGGTGCTCACCACCCAACTGGCTAATAAGCAGGTGCCCGACCCGTTTTTTGGGATGAACAACGAGCGTATTCCGGACATCTACCGCACCGGGCGCGACTACTATACTTACTGGTTTGTCAAGGATTTTCAGGAGGCGCCCGCCGCCGGCAACGGGCAGGCGTGGCTGCACCTGCGGGGCGTGAACTACAGCTGCGAGGTGTACCTGAACGGGCAGAAGCTTAATAAGCAGACGCACCACGGCATGTTTCTGCGCCAGGCCTACAACATCACGCCCTACCTGGCCAAAAACGGGCGCAACCGCCTGGCCGTGGTGGTGTACCCGCCCGACCCCGTGGGCAACCCCAATGGCGGCCAGGGCGGCGACGGCACCATTGCCCGCAATGTGAGCACGCAGTACACGGCCGGCTGGGACTGGATTCGGCCCATCCGGGACCGTAATACGGGCATTTGGGACAAGGTGACGATTGAAAAAACGGGGGCCATCAACCTCAAAAACCCACACGTCATCACCCGCGTGCCCGGCGTGCGCCTGCCCGCCGGCCCCCAGGCCCCCGCTAGCCTCGACGTGACGGCCGAGCTGGAAAACCCAACCGCGCAGGCCGTGGCTGGCACCCTGCAATACGCCCTGGCGGGCCAGCTGATAAAGCAGACCGTGACGGTGCCCGCGCGCAGCACCAAGCTGGTGCGCCTGCCGGAGCTCACGCTGGCTAGCCCCCGGCTGTGGTGGCCCAACGGCTACGGCCCGCAACACCTCTATCCGCTCAAAATGCAGTTTCTCACGGCCGGCCGCACCGTGTCGGACGAGGAAAACCTGCAGGTGGGCGTGCGCCAAATCGGGCACGTCTGGAACGAGCATACCCAGAGCATGCAGGTGGTGCTCAACGGCCAGAAAATCTTCGTCAAGGGTGGCAACTGGATTATCTCCGACGCCATGCTGCGCTTTACGCCAGCGCGCTACGACGCCGAAATCCGGTTTCACCGCGACATGAACCTGAACCTCATTCGGATATGGGGCGGGGCGCTGGTCGAGCGGCCCGAGTTTTACGAAGCCTGCGATAAGTACGGTTTGCTCGTGATGCAGGACTTCTGGGTGAGCGGCGACGCCAACGGCCGCTGGGTAGACCCCCAGAAGCTGGAAGACCAGTGGACCCGCCGCCAGTATCCCAACGACCACCGGCTATTCATCAGCTCGGCGGCCGACCAGATAAAAATGGTGCGCAACTACGCCTCGCTCGGCATCTGGTGCGGCGGCAACGAAATCACCCCGCCCCGCGATATTCTCACGGCGCTGCAAGACTCCCTCTTGCCCCGGCTCGACGGCACCCGCTGGTTTATCCCGTTCTCCAACGCCGACAGCATGTCGTTTAACACCCAGGGTGGCAACGGCGACGGGCCGTATGGTATTCAGCCCATTAGCCAGTTCTGGGCGCACCGCACCTACCCATTCAACTCGGAAGTAGGCTCGGTAGGCGTGGGCGATGTGGAGTCGCTGGAGCGCTTTCTGCCCGCCGCCAACCTCGTGCCCCCGCGCTACCTGGGGGCTGGCAGCAAGCCCACTGAGCAGGTCGACTCGATGTGGACCTACCACACCTACATCGGCTACGAGCAGCACCTGCTGCCCTACGGCGCGCCCAGAACCCCCAAGGATTTCGGCCTGAAGGCGCAAGTGGTGAACTACGACCAGTACCGCGCCCTGATGGAAGGCTTCAGCTCGCACATGTGGGACTGGTACACGGGCAGCATCATCTGGAAAACGCAGAACCCCTGGACGGCGATGCGGGGGCAGATGTACGACTACTACCTCGACCCTAATGCCTGCCTCTACGGCCTGCGCGCGGGCAGCGAGCCGCTCCACGTTATGTATAACCCTGTAGATAGCATGGTAATGATTACCAACAACTTGTTTCAGGTAAAGCGTGACCTGATGCTGGTAGTAGACGCCTACGATATGGCTGGTAAAAAGACCAACATCACGCAGGTAATAGTGGAGGCCGGGCCGTCGATGTCGAAAAAGTTCTTATCCATCAGCTCCGTGGTGAAGCAGCTAGGCCAGCAGAAGGGCCTGTTCCTGTCGCTACAGCTGCTGGACCTGCGCAAGCAAATCGTCAGCAATAACTTCTACTGGCTGCCCGATGGCCGGGGCGAGTACTCGGGCCTGCAAGGCCTGGCCAAGGCGGCCGTGCGGGCCACTGCCCGCCAAACGGCACCCGGCAAAATCGCCGTCACGCTCGCCAACCCAGCCGGTGCGCCGGTGGCCTTTTTCAACCGCCTGGCCCTGGTAAACCCCGCCACGCAGAAGCGCATCCTGCCCGTTTTCTACACCGACAACTACGTGTCGGTGCTGCCCGGCGAGAGCAAAACCGTGGGGCTGGACTACACTCCCGCAGCCGGCGTGCCCGCCCCCGTGGTAGCAGTCGAAGGGTGGAATGTAGACAAGCTGCTGCTACCCGTAGCGGGCGCGACCACCAACTAA
- a CDS encoding sugar MFS transporter: MPTVATTAPAPARPATGQPTKSIVIIGALFFIFGFVTWLNSVLIPYLRIACELTNFEAYLVAFAFYISYLVMAIPSAWVLKATGFKKGMSLGLLVMGAGALLFVPAALTRTYGLFLLGLFVQGTGLAVLQTAANPYITILGPRESAAKRISIMGICNKVAGAIAPVALGAVALKDADALVKRLASLSPAAKAAELDALAARVVTPYLLMLAVLVVLAGLIYFSALPEIDTDHEDEAVAAANTNKSSILHFPHLLLGALAMFCYVGVEVIAGDTIISYGASQGIALATAKFFTTCTLVAMIVGYGIGIAAIPRLISQERALQVSAVTGVLFALGALFTTGYTSVLFISLLGLANSLIFPAIWPLAIDGLGRFTKLGSSLLIMAIAGGRCCRRSTGCWPTTPRPNTPTGW, translated from the coding sequence ATGCCTACCGTTGCTACCACGGCCCCCGCGCCCGCCCGGCCAGCTACCGGCCAGCCCACGAAGTCGATTGTTATTATCGGGGCGTTGTTTTTCATCTTCGGCTTCGTCACCTGGCTCAACTCGGTGCTGATTCCGTACCTGCGCATTGCCTGCGAGCTGACCAACTTCGAGGCCTACCTGGTGGCGTTCGCCTTCTACATTTCGTACCTGGTCATGGCCATCCCGTCGGCCTGGGTGCTGAAAGCCACCGGGTTCAAAAAAGGTATGTCGCTGGGGCTGCTGGTGATGGGAGCGGGGGCCCTGCTTTTTGTGCCGGCCGCACTCACGCGCACCTACGGGCTGTTTTTGCTGGGGCTGTTTGTGCAGGGTACGGGGCTGGCGGTGCTCCAGACGGCGGCTAACCCCTACATCACCATCCTGGGCCCGCGCGAAAGCGCCGCCAAGCGCATCAGCATCATGGGTATCTGCAACAAGGTGGCCGGCGCCATCGCGCCCGTTGCGCTGGGGGCCGTGGCCCTCAAGGATGCCGACGCCCTGGTCAAGCGCCTGGCTAGCCTCAGCCCCGCCGCCAAGGCCGCCGAGCTCGATGCCCTGGCCGCCCGCGTAGTCACGCCCTACCTGCTGATGCTGGCCGTGCTGGTGGTGCTGGCCGGGCTCATCTACTTCTCGGCGCTACCCGAAATCGACACCGACCACGAAGACGAAGCCGTGGCGGCGGCCAACACGAACAAATCGAGTATCCTTCACTTTCCGCACCTGCTGCTGGGGGCGCTGGCCATGTTTTGCTACGTGGGCGTAGAGGTGATTGCCGGCGACACTATTATCAGCTACGGTGCCTCGCAGGGCATTGCCCTGGCCACGGCCAAATTCTTCACTACCTGCACGCTGGTAGCCATGATTGTGGGCTACGGTATTGGCATTGCCGCCATTCCGCGCCTCATCTCGCAGGAGCGGGCCTTGCAGGTTTCGGCCGTCACGGGGGTGCTGTTTGCACTGGGCGCGCTCTTCACCACTGGTTACACGTCAGTGCTGTTTATCTCGCTGCTGGGGCTAGCCAACTCGCTGATTTTTCCGGCCATCTGGCCGCTGGCGATTGACGGACTCGGGCGCTTCACCAAACTGGGCTCGTCGCTGCTCATCATGGCCATTGCCGGGGGGCGGTGCTGCCGCCGCTCTACGGGCTGCTGGCCGACCACTCCTCGCCCCAACACGCCTACTGGCTGGTGA
- a CDS encoding family 20 glycosylhydrolase, translating to MTKTLAAALAAVLSVGGLAPAHSQQVPASPAGIAIIPQPVRLVPGTGSFAITPATRIYVGPKNDELRRIGQSLSEEISRATGVVPPVVAAAPGKNLSGAIYLKLLAALDTLGPEGYTLSVQPAQVVLAARQPQGLYLGTQTIRQLLPAQRTASASLPAVEVADKPRYQWRGMHLDVSRHFFPVEFVKQYIDYLALHKMNTFHWHLTDDQGWRVEIKKYPGLTSVGGYRDGTLIGHYGAKVPEYDHVRYGGFYTQEQIKEVVKYAQDRYITVVPEIEMPGHALAALSAYPELSCTGGPFKVGQTWGVYDDIFCAGNEQTFAFLQDVLTEVVPLFPSKIVHIGGDEAPKTRWKTCPKCQARIKAEHLKDEHELQSYFVQRMEKFVNSKGKTIMGWDEILEGGLAPNAAVMSWRGMEGGTAAARQKHQVVMTPGEFVYFDHAQGDPTLEPLSIGGYLPLEKVYSFEPTPSELTADEKKYILGAQANLWTEYIPTTQQVEYMVLPRMAALAEVLWTPASLKNWASFKVRMQPQYQRYAALGANYAKSAFNPRQQFVPDTTKGGDVVSLLLDATGPQVTYTLDGSAPTPASTAYTGPFTLSRSAVVKAASFENGQPAGKTTTTEVLAHQALAAPTRLASAPHKNYRSVGPLTLVDGLHGSLSHTDGRWLGFLGTDLLATIDLKKTTEISRLRSTFLQKPEDKILLPRMVEVAVSNDGHTYKTVYTGPVAAAQPGTSIGEVKADWKKTKARFVRVTAKNAQPLAPGATTQDTDTWLFADELMVQ from the coding sequence ATGACTAAGACCCTCGCCGCCGCCCTGGCCGCCGTGCTGAGTGTAGGCGGGCTAGCCCCTGCCCACAGCCAGCAGGTTCCCGCTAGTCCGGCCGGCATTGCCATTATTCCGCAGCCGGTGCGGCTGGTGCCGGGCACTGGCAGCTTCGCCATTACGCCGGCAACCCGGATTTACGTTGGCCCCAAAAATGACGAGCTGCGCCGCATCGGCCAGAGCCTGAGCGAAGAAATAAGCCGCGCTACCGGCGTGGTGCCGCCCGTAGTGGCGGCTGCGCCGGGCAAAAACCTCTCCGGTGCTATTTACTTAAAGCTTTTAGCCGCCCTCGACACGCTGGGGCCCGAGGGCTACACCCTGAGCGTGCAGCCGGCGCAGGTAGTGCTGGCCGCCCGCCAGCCGCAGGGCCTGTACCTGGGTACCCAGACCATCCGGCAGCTGCTGCCGGCGCAGCGCACCGCCAGTGCTAGCCTGCCCGCCGTGGAAGTGGCCGACAAGCCGCGCTACCAGTGGCGCGGCATGCACCTCGACGTGAGCCGCCATTTCTTCCCGGTCGAGTTTGTGAAGCAGTACATCGACTACCTGGCGCTGCACAAGATGAACACCTTTCACTGGCACCTCACGGACGACCAGGGCTGGCGCGTCGAGATTAAGAAATACCCTGGGCTAACCTCAGTAGGCGGCTACCGCGACGGCACGCTCATCGGCCACTACGGCGCGAAGGTGCCTGAATACGACCACGTGCGCTACGGCGGCTTCTATACCCAGGAACAAATAAAAGAGGTGGTGAAATACGCGCAGGACCGCTACATCACGGTGGTGCCCGAGATTGAGATGCCCGGCCACGCCCTGGCGGCGCTCTCGGCCTACCCCGAGCTGTCGTGCACCGGCGGCCCGTTCAAAGTGGGGCAGACGTGGGGCGTGTACGACGATATTTTTTGCGCCGGCAACGAGCAAACCTTCGCCTTTTTGCAGGACGTGCTGACGGAGGTGGTGCCGCTTTTTCCGAGCAAAATCGTGCACATCGGTGGCGACGAAGCCCCCAAAACCCGCTGGAAAACCTGCCCCAAGTGCCAGGCCCGCATCAAGGCCGAGCACCTCAAGGACGAGCACGAACTGCAGAGCTACTTCGTGCAGCGGATGGAGAAATTCGTGAACAGCAAGGGCAAAACCATCATGGGCTGGGATGAAATCTTGGAGGGCGGGCTAGCCCCCAATGCCGCCGTGATGTCGTGGCGCGGCATGGAAGGCGGCACGGCCGCCGCCCGGCAAAAGCACCAGGTGGTGATGACGCCCGGCGAGTTTGTATACTTCGACCACGCGCAGGGCGACCCCACCCTGGAGCCCCTGAGCATCGGCGGCTACCTCCCCTTGGAGAAGGTCTATTCCTTCGAGCCCACGCCTTCCGAACTCACGGCCGACGAAAAAAAGTACATTCTGGGCGCGCAGGCCAATCTCTGGACCGAGTATATCCCGACCACGCAGCAGGTCGAGTACATGGTGCTGCCCCGCATGGCGGCCCTGGCCGAAGTGCTCTGGACGCCGGCCAGCCTCAAAAACTGGGCGAGCTTTAAGGTGCGCATGCAGCCGCAGTACCAGCGCTACGCCGCGCTCGGGGCCAACTATGCCAAGAGCGCCTTCAACCCGCGCCAGCAGTTTGTGCCCGATACTACCAAGGGTGGCGATGTGGTGAGCCTGCTGCTCGACGCCACCGGCCCGCAGGTAACCTACACCCTCGACGGCTCGGCGCCAACTCCGGCTTCGACTGCTTATACCGGGCCTTTCACGCTCAGCCGCTCGGCGGTGGTGAAAGCCGCCTCGTTTGAGAACGGCCAGCCGGCCGGCAAGACGACGACTACCGAGGTGCTGGCCCATCAGGCCCTGGCCGCCCCGACCCGGCTAGCCAGCGCCCCGCACAAAAACTACCGCAGCGTGGGCCCCCTCACGCTGGTCGATGGCCTGCACGGCTCGCTCAGCCACACCGATGGGCGCTGGCTAGGGTTTTTGGGTACTGACCTGCTGGCGACCATCGACCTCAAAAAAACCACCGAAATCAGCCGCCTGCGCAGCACGTTCTTGCAGAAGCCGGAAGACAAAATACTGCTGCCCAGAATGGTAGAAGTAGCCGTGTCGAACGACGGCCACACCTACAAAACCGTGTACACCGGGCCCGTAGCGGCGGCCCAGCCCGGCACCAGCATCGGCGAGGTAAAAGCCGACTGGAAAAAAACCAAGGCTCGCTTTGTGCGCGTCACGGCCAAAAATGCCCAGCCGCTAGCCCCCGGCGCTACTACGCAAGACACTGATACCTGGCTGTTTGCCGACGAGCTGATGGTGCAGTAG
- a CDS encoding ROK family protein → MSSTKYLGVDIGGTKVHLGVVQHGQVVQETRFETPFDAPREEILAELTRQLAPLVTDEVAGIGIGVPGLVDEEKGIVHNVQNIPSWREVHLRQHLASHFDQPVYINNDANVFALGEKMYGQGQPYANLVGLVLGTGLGGGIIINHQVYAGTLASAGEFGSVPYLDKTLEDYCSGKFFGQRTGRPGTEWHARARRGDAEAQAVYAEFGWHLGQALHIILYALAPEAILLGGSVSKGFEYFRGSLHESLAAFPFKQVTERLVVAPSALRNAAVLGAAALCHMKQLTSRPHHTLVL, encoded by the coding sequence ATGAGCAGCACTAAGTACCTAGGCGTAGACATTGGCGGCACGAAAGTGCACCTGGGCGTGGTGCAGCACGGCCAGGTGGTGCAGGAAACGCGGTTTGAGACGCCGTTTGACGCGCCCCGGGAGGAAATTCTGGCCGAGCTGACGCGGCAGCTGGCCCCGCTGGTGACGGACGAGGTGGCGGGCATCGGCATTGGCGTGCCGGGGCTGGTAGACGAGGAAAAAGGCATTGTGCACAACGTGCAAAATATTCCGTCGTGGCGCGAGGTGCACCTGCGCCAGCACCTGGCTAGCCACTTCGACCAGCCGGTGTATATCAACAACGACGCGAATGTCTTCGCCCTTGGCGAGAAAATGTACGGCCAGGGCCAGCCCTACGCCAACCTCGTGGGGCTGGTGCTCGGCACCGGGCTAGGGGGCGGCATTATTATCAACCACCAGGTGTATGCCGGCACGCTGGCCAGCGCCGGCGAGTTTGGCAGCGTGCCTTACCTCGACAAAACGCTGGAAGACTATTGCAGCGGCAAGTTTTTTGGGCAGCGCACGGGCCGGCCGGGCACCGAGTGGCACGCCCGCGCCCGGCGGGGCGATGCCGAGGCGCAAGCCGTGTACGCCGAGTTTGGCTGGCATCTGGGGCAGGCGCTGCACATCATCCTGTACGCCCTGGCGCCCGAGGCCATTTTGCTGGGTGGCTCGGTGAGCAAGGGTTTTGAGTATTTCCGGGGCAGCCTGCACGAAAGCCTGGCAGCCTTTCCTTTCAAGCAGGTAACGGAGCGGCTGGTAGTGGCACCCTCCGCCCTCCGCAACGCGGCCGTGCTGGGCGCCGCCGCCCTCTGCCACATGAAGCAGCTTACTTCCCGCCCTCACCACACACTCGTACTATGA
- the nagB gene encoding glucosamine-6-phosphate deaminase, producing the protein MQNVTLPIMTRLNLLEETRFEKLPVTVYRDKETAAIEVAARIAALIKRKQQRGERAVLGLATGATPVGVYEELVRLYREEGLSFRNVVTFNLDEYYPMQPTSAQSYVTFMHENLFDHIDIERENVHIPDGTLAPEEVAAFCLNYERQIAECGGLDLQLLGIGRTGHVGFNEPGSAPNSGTRLVTLDDLTRRDASRDFGGKEYVPRKAITMGIGTIFQAREIVLLAWSGKKAPIIKKAVEGEVSSEVPATYLQLAENVEFIVDEEAAAELTRFDKPWLVKDCVWDEQLIKKAVIWLSNTLGKPILKLTDEDYNSNGMAQLATEQGPAYAINIRIFNKLQHTITGWPGGKPGADDSQRPERALPATKRVVIFSPHPDDDVISMGGTFIRLIDQGHDVHVAYQTSGNTAVWDDDVLRYMEFAIDFAASLGKEASQLQAVYDESRHFIQQKQTNQVDTEAIRNVKGFIRKSEAIAGARYAGLADDHIHFQALPFYESGKTSKNSVTDKDIELTMALLQQVQPQQVFVAGDFADPNGTHVVCFNIVNEALRRLRKTESWVEACWMWMYRGAWHEFKPYEIEMAVPLSPQEVIRKRNAIFKHQSQKDTPVFPGDDAREFWVRAEHRNRETAQQYDRLGMANYEAMEAFVRWHF; encoded by the coding sequence ATGCAAAACGTTACGCTGCCCATCATGACCCGCCTCAACCTCCTGGAGGAAACGCGTTTTGAAAAACTGCCGGTGACCGTGTACCGCGATAAGGAAACGGCTGCCATTGAAGTAGCTGCGCGCATCGCGGCCCTTATCAAGCGCAAGCAGCAGCGCGGCGAGCGGGCCGTGCTGGGGCTAGCCACCGGCGCCACGCCGGTGGGCGTGTACGAAGAGCTGGTGCGCCTGTACCGCGAAGAAGGCCTGAGCTTCCGCAACGTGGTAACCTTTAACCTCGACGAGTACTACCCCATGCAGCCCACGTCGGCGCAGAGCTACGTGACGTTTATGCACGAAAACCTGTTCGACCACATCGACATCGAGCGGGAGAATGTGCACATCCCCGACGGCACCCTGGCCCCGGAAGAAGTGGCGGCGTTCTGCCTCAACTATGAGCGCCAGATTGCGGAGTGCGGCGGCCTCGACCTGCAGCTGCTGGGCATTGGGCGCACGGGCCACGTGGGCTTCAACGAGCCGGGCTCGGCCCCCAACTCGGGCACGCGCCTGGTGACGCTCGACGACCTGACGCGCCGCGACGCCTCGCGCGACTTTGGGGGCAAGGAGTACGTGCCGCGCAAGGCCATTACGATGGGCATTGGCACTATTTTTCAGGCCCGCGAGATTGTGTTGCTGGCCTGGAGCGGTAAGAAAGCCCCCATTATTAAGAAGGCTGTGGAGGGCGAGGTGTCGAGCGAGGTGCCCGCTACGTACCTGCAACTAGCTGAAAACGTAGAATTTATTGTCGACGAAGAGGCGGCGGCGGAGCTAACGCGCTTCGACAAGCCGTGGCTGGTGAAAGACTGCGTGTGGGACGAGCAGCTCATCAAAAAAGCGGTTATCTGGCTCTCGAATACCCTGGGCAAGCCCATTCTCAAGCTCACCGACGAAGACTACAATAGCAATGGCATGGCGCAGCTGGCCACCGAGCAGGGGCCGGCTTACGCCATCAACATTCGCATTTTCAATAAGCTCCAGCACACCATTACGGGGTGGCCGGGGGGCAAGCCGGGGGCCGACGACTCGCAGCGCCCCGAGCGGGCCTTGCCCGCCACGAAGCGGGTTGTTATTTTTTCGCCCCACCCCGACGACGACGTGATTTCGATGGGCGGCACGTTTATCCGCCTCATCGACCAGGGGCACGACGTGCACGTGGCCTACCAAACCTCGGGCAACACGGCCGTGTGGGACGATGACGTGCTGCGCTACATGGAGTTTGCCATCGACTTTGCGGCCAGCCTGGGCAAGGAGGCTAGCCAGCTGCAGGCGGTGTACGACGAGAGCCGGCACTTTATTCAGCAAAAGCAAACCAACCAGGTCGATACCGAGGCCATTCGCAACGTGAAAGGCTTTATTCGCAAGAGCGAGGCCATTGCGGGCGCGCGCTACGCGGGGCTGGCCGACGACCACATTCACTTCCAGGCGCTGCCCTTTTATGAGTCGGGCAAAACGTCGAAAAACTCGGTAACGGATAAGGATATCGAGCTGACGATGGCGCTGTTGCAGCAGGTGCAGCCACAGCAGGTATTTGTGGCCGGCGACTTTGCCGACCCCAACGGCACGCACGTGGTATGCTTCAACATCGTGAACGAGGCGCTGCGCCGCCTGCGAAAAACCGAAAGCTGGGTCGAAGCCTGCTGGATGTGGATGTATCGCGGGGCCTGGCACGAGTTTAAGCCCTACGAGATTGAGATGGCCGTGCCGCTGTCGCCGCAGGAAGTAATTCGCAAGCGCAACGCCATCTTCAAGCACCAGAGCCAAAAGGATACGCCCGTGTTTCCGGGCGACGATGCCCGCGAGTTCTGGGTGCGGGCCGAGCACCGCAACCGCGAAACGGCCCAGCAATACGACCGCCTGGGCATGGCCAACTACGAAGCGATGGAAGCGTTTGTGCGCTGGCATTTTTAA
- a CDS encoding ROK family protein, with the protein MSSLLALEETHLARLNNVERRKHIQKLKIVKHLYVKGAKTNADICSRFAISSPTSIAILNELVAEGLVEKQGRGKSLGGRKPELYGLRDGSLFVLSIHIEQFKTRIAIFDNNNHIVSGLHSFSIELTRDLGALAQIHAHAQALLLASGIELNKLVGVGVSMPGLVASKEGNNHTYLLTGGTSESLQQLLEEQFGKPVFIQNDAKSAALAEYRFGLAHGLRDALVLSMDWGIGLGIILDGKLRSGALGFAGEFGHIPLVDGGALCHCGKRGCLETMASGSAIVRLAKAGIRAGQRTLLSQLTAPELDQLESEQVYAAAHEGDQFAINTLAEVGTNLGKGIAILIQLFNPELIILGGKIAQAKQFIFPAIQQAINTYCMAQLREKTTVVVSELGDNAVVLGSVATVMENIFESYLELA; encoded by the coding sequence ATGAGTTCATTATTAGCACTTGAGGAAACCCATTTGGCCCGGCTCAATAATGTGGAGCGGCGCAAGCACATTCAGAAGCTCAAAATAGTGAAGCACTTGTATGTGAAAGGCGCCAAAACCAACGCGGATATCTGTTCGCGGTTTGCCATTAGCTCGCCCACTTCGATTGCCATTCTCAACGAGCTGGTGGCCGAGGGGCTGGTTGAAAAGCAGGGCCGGGGCAAGTCGCTGGGCGGGCGCAAGCCGGAGCTCTACGGCCTGCGCGACGGGTCACTGTTTGTGCTGAGTATTCACATCGAGCAATTTAAGACGCGGATAGCTATTTTTGACAATAACAATCATATTGTCAGTGGCTTGCATAGTTTTAGTATTGAGCTGACGAGAGACCTGGGCGCGCTGGCGCAAATACACGCTCATGCCCAGGCACTGCTGCTGGCCTCGGGCATCGAGCTCAATAAGCTCGTGGGCGTGGGCGTGAGCATGCCGGGGCTGGTGGCCTCCAAGGAAGGCAACAACCACACGTATCTGCTCACGGGCGGCACCTCCGAATCGCTGCAGCAGCTGCTGGAAGAGCAGTTTGGCAAGCCGGTTTTTATTCAGAACGATGCCAAGAGCGCGGCACTGGCCGAGTACCGCTTTGGCCTGGCGCACGGGCTGCGCGATGCGCTGGTGCTGTCGATGGACTGGGGTATCGGCCTGGGCATCATCCTGGATGGCAAGCTTCGCAGCGGCGCGCTGGGATTTGCCGGCGAGTTTGGCCATATTCCGCTGGTTGATGGTGGGGCGCTGTGCCACTGCGGCAAGCGTGGCTGCCTCGAAACGATGGCCTCGGGCAGCGCTATTGTGCGGCTGGCCAAGGCCGGTATTCGGGCCGGGCAGCGCACGCTGCTCAGCCAGCTTACGGCTCCGGAGCTCGACCAGCTGGAGTCCGAGCAGGTGTATGCGGCGGCCCACGAAGGCGACCAGTTTGCCATCAACACGCTGGCCGAGGTGGGCACCAACCTGGGCAAGGGCATTGCGATTCTGATTCAGCTTTTCAACCCCGAGCTCATCATCCTGGGCGGCAAGATTGCCCAGGCCAAGCAATTTATTTTTCCCGCTATTCAGCAGGCTATCAATACGTACTGCATGGCCCAGCTGCGCGAAAAAACCACCGTTGTGGTGTCGGAGCTGGGTGATAATGCCGTGGTACTGGGCTCGGTAGCCACGGTGATGGAAAATATTTTCGAAAGCTACCTGGAGCTGGCTTAA